In the Bacteroidales bacterium genome, GAAAAGATGGATTACAAGGACCTGGAGGATGGATACGAAAGTTTTGTAAGGGCTTTTCCTCCTCCCCAATATTCAGTTGCCTGTATTCACGGCCGCATGAAGTCTGAGGAAAAGGAGGAGACCATGCAATACTTTGCCCGTGGGCAGATCCATATTCTGATTGCGACAACGGTGATAGAAGTGGGTATGGATGTTCCGAATGCCAGTGTGATGGTAATTGAAAGTGCCGAGCGGTTTGGATTGTCGCAGTTGCATCAGTTGCGCGGCCGGGTGGGTAGAGGAAGCGAACAGTCCTACTGCATTCTGGTAACCCGTGATGACCTTCCGGAGGATGCCCTGAAACGGATTGAAATCATGACCCGAACCAATAATGGATTTGAAATTGCTGAAGAGGATCTCAGGCTTCGCGGACCGGGGGATCTGGAAGGCACACGGCAGAGCGGCATACCCTTTGAGCTGAAAATTGCCGACCTGGCACAGGACGGTAAATTGCTTCAGTATGCGAGAGACGTTGCTCTTGACATATTGAGGGAAGACCCTTTGCTGGACCAACCGCGCCACCAGATTCTCAAAGCAGGTATCAGAGCCCAGAACAAAAACAGAGCATACTGGGGCGGAATCAGTTAGAGGTTTTTCTGATTTTTTATTTAAACTAAAAATAAATTAAACAAGGTTCGCTTATTTTTACGTTATAAAACATAACGAAATTCAACTTACTGTATAATTTTGGGCCTTGTCTTTTGGAAGTGAGGTATGGATAATTCCGGTATAATTGAACATGCCGGTGTTGTGAGCAAAATAGAAGGTCACCGCATCACCGTGTCGATTCTGGCACAGTCGGCCTGTGCTGCCTGCGGGGCTAAAAATCTCTGCTATATTGCCGAACAGAAAGAAAAGGAAGTCGAAATAAACGATGATTCCCGAACATATCATGTTGGCGAAAACGTGAGTGTTTTTATGAAACAATCTTCCGGTTTGCGCGCGGTGTGGTATGGTTATTTCATTCCTTTTCTGGTTATGCTGGCGGGTTTGATTTCCGGTAATTACCTTTTTACCAGGGAATGGCAGACCGGGTTATTTGCCATTGGAATTATCATATTATATTATATTTTTCTGTACTTTTTACGGAAACGGATAGCTGAGAAATTCACGTTTTACATTAAAAAACTATAATCAGGGGAATGGGAAGTATAATTCTCTACACGGTTTTATCGCTCAGTGCACTGGCGGCAATTTCTGCAGTAGTTCTGCATTTTGTAGCTCAGAAGTTCAGGGTATATGAAGATCCGAGGATCGACGAGGTTGAACATACCTTACCGGGTGCAAATTGCGGAGGGTGTGGTTTTGCAGGCTGCAGGAATTTTGCCGAGGCTCTTGTAAAGGCCGAGACGCTTGACGGATTGAACTGTCCGGTAGGAGGGGAGAGTGTGATGAAGGAAGTAGCCAGGATACTGGGGAAGGAAGCCGGGGCGCAGGCTCCTCTGGTAGCGGTTGTGCGCTGCAACGGAACGCCTGAATACCGGCCACGCACCAACGTTTATGATGGCGTAAAAAGTTGTGCTGTTGCCCATCTTTTGTATACCGGCGAAGGCGGATGTCCGACCGGATGCCTTGGCTATGGCGATTGCGTCGATGTATGCCAGTTCGATGCCATTCATATGGATCCGGAAACAGGATTACCCGTGGTGACAGATGATAAATGCACGGCCTGCGGAGCCTGTGTGAAAGCCTGCCCCAGAAATATTATCGAGCTGAGGAAGAAAAACAAAAAAGACCGTAAAATCTACATAGCCTGCGTCAATCAGGAAAAAGGTGCTATCTGTATCAAGAACTGCAAGGTGTCATGCATTGCTTGCGGGAAGTGTGTGAAAGTGTGTCCGTTTGATGCGATTACAATGGAAAACAACCTTGCTTACATCGATGCTGAGAAATGCAGGCTTTGCCGTAAATGTGCGCCGGAATGCCCGACTCATGCCATCCTTGAAATCAACTTTCCTCCGCCCAAAGCAGCCGAAACAACAGAAGCCAAGGAACAATCTGCATAAACTATACATAAGTTAAAACAGCCGTGTTGAGAACATTCAAAAAAGGTGGAATTCATCCGGAAGAAAACAAGTTAACTGCCGGTAAGAAAATCCGGGTGCTTCCGGTTCCCGAAATGGTTCATTTGCCGGTAATTCAGCATCTGGGAATGCCGGCCCGCCCGCTTGTAAAGAAAGGTGACAAGGTGAAAACAGGTCAGCTTATTGCGGAAGCTGATGGTTTTGTTTCTGCCAACGTTCATTCACCGGTTTCAGGTACGGTCAGCAAGGTGGACCTGATGATGGATGCCGGTGGTTACCGAAAAATGACCATCAGTATCCAGACCGAAGGCGATGAATGGATGGAAGAAATTGACCGAACTCCCCAGCACAAACCCGATATCAATCTTCAGCCTGAGGAAATCCTGAAGAAAATTGCTGCGGCAGGCATTGTTGGTATGGGAGGGGCAACGTTTCCAACCCATGTTAAGCTGACCATTCCCAGGGGAAGAAAGGCTGAGTCGGTTATCATCAACGGAGTGGAATGCGAGCCATTTCTCACAAGCGACCATGCGCTGATGCTGGAAAAAGGTCCTGAAATTTTTACCGGCATTAAAATCCTCATGAAAGTACTGGGAGTTAATCAGGCTTTTGTGGGTATCGAAGCCAATAAACCCGATGCCATAAAGCTTTTCCGCGACCTGGCTATGCGGCATATTGGCATCTCTGTTGTTCCACTTCGGGTGAAATATCCGCAGGGAGGCGAAAAACAACTGATCAAAGCTGTTACGGGCCGGGAGGTACCGTCAGGGAAACTGCCCATTGATGTTGGAACCGTAGTGGTAAATGTCGGGACTACCTATGCCATATACGAAGCTGTTCAGAAGAACAAACCGCTGATTGAGCGGGTCGTTACGGTTACGGGAAAACAACTGCCAAATGCCGGAAATTTTCTGGTAAGGATTGGTACACCGATTGAAAAACTGATTGAGGCAGCGGGAGGGTTACCACAGAATACCGGCAAGGTACTTTATGGTGGTCCAATGATGGGTAAAGCTCTCCCGTCAACGGATATTCCTGCAGGGAAAGGATGCTCGGGCATACTGGTTATGCCTCTTGAAGAATCCCGGCGTCACGAAATGAAGGTGTGCATTCGTTGCGCCAAATGCGTCCAGGCATGTCCTATGGGGCTGGAACCCTATCTCCTGATGGCCATGAGCGAACGAAGATATTTTGATCGCATGGAAAATGAGAGGGTTATGGATTGCATTGAGTGTGGTTCCTGCAGTTATATATGCCCTTCTGACAGGCCTTTGCTTGATTATATCCGTTTGGGTAAATCTGAGGTTAATAAGATAATTCGTTCAAGAAAATAGAAAATGAATCAGAAACTTATTGTATCCCCATCGCCCCATATTTCGGGTGACTACAGCATCCGCAAACTGATGATGCATGTGGTAATTGCCCTGATTCCTGCCTTTCTGGTATCTGTATGGTTTTTCGGTTATGCGGCCGTTCTGGTTACCGCCATTTCTGTTGCTTCCTGTGTGCTGTTTGAATATATTATACAGCGCTTTGTGATGAAGGTAAAGCCCACCGTTGACGATGGTTCCGCTGTGGTTACCGGTGTGTTACTGGCCTTTAATGTTCCGGCCAACCTTCCTGTATGGATGATTATTCTTGGTGCACTGGTAGCCATTGGAATTGCCAAGATGAGCTTCGGGGGCCTGGGAAACAATCCCTTCAATCCGGCTCTTGTTGCCAGGGTTTTTCTTTTGATTTCCTTCCCGGTTCAGATGACTACCTGGCCTTTGCCAAAGGGATTCGAAACCAGTTATGCCGATGCTGTTACAGGTGCAACACCACTGGGGATTCTGAAAGAAGGGATAAGGAATGGGTCGAGTGTGACGGAGCTGATGCATGCTTCGGCTATGCCCGATTATCAGCAGCTTTTCATTGGCAATATGGGAGGCTCGCTCGGAGAAATAGCCGCCGGAGCCCTGTTGCTTGGTTTTATTTATCTCCTCTGGAAGCGTGTAATTACATGGCACATCCCTGTTACCATCATCCTTACGGTAGCCGCTTTTACTACTATTCTGTGGCTTGTCAATCCCTCACGGTATGCTGATCCGCTTTTCCATCTTTTAACCGGAGGACTTCTTCTGGGAGCAATATATATGGCTACCGACTATGTAACCTCCCCTATGTCTATACCAGGTATGATCATCTATGCTATTGGAATTGGAATTGTGACAGTCGTTATCAGGGTTTGGGGGGCTTATCCCGAAGGAGTATCTTTTGCTATTCTGTTCATGAATGCTTTTGTTCCTTTAATTAACCGCTATATTAAACCAGGGCGTTTTGGAGAGGAGGTGCGTCATGCCTAAACCGGAATCAAACCTCAGAAACATGTTTCTGGCACTCACA is a window encoding:
- a CDS encoding Fe-S cluster domain-containing protein; the encoded protein is MGSIILYTVLSLSALAAISAVVLHFVAQKFRVYEDPRIDEVEHTLPGANCGGCGFAGCRNFAEALVKAETLDGLNCPVGGESVMKEVARILGKEAGAQAPLVAVVRCNGTPEYRPRTNVYDGVKSCAVAHLLYTGEGGCPTGCLGYGDCVDVCQFDAIHMDPETGLPVVTDDKCTACGACVKACPRNIIELRKKNKKDRKIYIACVNQEKGAICIKNCKVSCIACGKCVKVCPFDAITMENNLAYIDAEKCRLCRKCAPECPTHAILEINFPPPKAAETTEAKEQSA
- the rsxC gene encoding electron transport complex subunit RsxC, whose amino-acid sequence is MLRTFKKGGIHPEENKLTAGKKIRVLPVPEMVHLPVIQHLGMPARPLVKKGDKVKTGQLIAEADGFVSANVHSPVSGTVSKVDLMMDAGGYRKMTISIQTEGDEWMEEIDRTPQHKPDINLQPEEILKKIAAAGIVGMGGATFPTHVKLTIPRGRKAESVIINGVECEPFLTSDHALMLEKGPEIFTGIKILMKVLGVNQAFVGIEANKPDAIKLFRDLAMRHIGISVVPLRVKYPQGGEKQLIKAVTGREVPSGKLPIDVGTVVVNVGTTYAIYEAVQKNKPLIERVVTVTGKQLPNAGNFLVRIGTPIEKLIEAAGGLPQNTGKVLYGGPMMGKALPSTDIPAGKGCSGILVMPLEESRRHEMKVCIRCAKCVQACPMGLEPYLLMAMSERRYFDRMENERVMDCIECGSCSYICPSDRPLLDYIRLGKSEVNKIIRSRK
- a CDS encoding SoxR reducing system RseC family protein — its product is MDNSGIIEHAGVVSKIEGHRITVSILAQSACAACGAKNLCYIAEQKEKEVEINDDSRTYHVGENVSVFMKQSSGLRAVWYGYFIPFLVMLAGLISGNYLFTREWQTGLFAIGIIILYYIFLYFLRKRIAEKFTFYIKKL
- a CDS encoding RnfABCDGE type electron transport complex subunit D → MNQKLIVSPSPHISGDYSIRKLMMHVVIALIPAFLVSVWFFGYAAVLVTAISVASCVLFEYIIQRFVMKVKPTVDDGSAVVTGVLLAFNVPANLPVWMIILGALVAIGIAKMSFGGLGNNPFNPALVARVFLLISFPVQMTTWPLPKGFETSYADAVTGATPLGILKEGIRNGSSVTELMHASAMPDYQQLFIGNMGGSLGEIAAGALLLGFIYLLWKRVITWHIPVTIILTVAAFTTILWLVNPSRYADPLFHLLTGGLLLGAIYMATDYVTSPMSIPGMIIYAIGIGIVTVVIRVWGAYPEGVSFAILFMNAFVPLINRYIKPGRFGEEVRHA